In Egicoccus sp. AB-alg6-2, a genomic segment contains:
- a CDS encoding DUF3500 domain-containing protein — MDESVDRLATAASRLLESSGPHRASLQFDFDDPRRLRWTYLPGVRHGVPLAQLDRDGAKAVHGLLAATLSHHAHVQVAAIMGLEDPLGAADGRDRHAGDYWVAIHGNPADTAWSWRLGGHHVSVRTTVADGRVRPTPLFLGANPARVEHAGVVTSRPLAPEEELAFQLLAVLPERHLTHALVDRRPPDDIVTGDALLLDDLPPTAGVRLADLDREARRVADDLVAVYLDRLAAPLRRHYLDDVVPHIFGDLRFAWAGGRPSAPRAEDRPGHYYRIAGPRFLAELDNTQNGANHVHTVWRDPAADHGRDLR, encoded by the coding sequence GTGGACGAATCCGTGGACCGGCTGGCGACGGCCGCCTCGAGACTGCTCGAATCATCGGGACCGCACCGGGCATCGTTGCAGTTCGACTTCGACGACCCCCGCCGGCTGCGGTGGACCTACCTGCCAGGCGTGCGCCACGGGGTCCCGCTCGCCCAACTCGATCGTGACGGCGCGAAGGCCGTCCATGGACTGCTCGCGGCGACGTTGTCCCACCATGCACACGTCCAGGTGGCGGCGATCATGGGTCTGGAGGACCCCCTCGGTGCCGCCGACGGACGCGACCGGCATGCCGGCGACTACTGGGTCGCCATCCACGGCAACCCGGCCGACACCGCCTGGAGCTGGCGGCTCGGCGGCCACCACGTGTCCGTGCGGACCACCGTCGCGGACGGTCGGGTGCGACCGACCCCGCTGTTCCTCGGAGCCAACCCGGCCCGCGTCGAGCACGCGGGCGTGGTCACGAGCCGGCCCCTTGCGCCCGAGGAGGAGCTCGCCTTCCAGCTGCTCGCGGTCCTCCCCGAACGCCACCTCACGCACGCGCTCGTCGATCGCCGGCCGCCCGACGACATCGTGACCGGTGACGCACTGCTGCTCGACGACCTGCCGCCCACCGCGGGGGTGCGCCTGGCAGACCTCGACCGCGAGGCACGGCGGGTCGCGGACGACCTCGTCGCCGTCTACCTGGACCGGTTGGCGGCACCTCTGCGACGCCACTACCTCGACGACGTGGTGCCCCACATCTTCGGTGACCTCCGCTTCGCCTGGGCGGGTGGCCGACCCTCCGCGCCGCGGGCGGAGGACCGGCCGGGCCACTACTACCGCATCGCCGGGCCCCGGTTCCTGGCCGAACTCGACAACACCCAGAACGGCGCCAACCACGTCCACACCGTGTGGCGCGACCCGGCCGCCGACCACGGACGCGACCTGCGGTGA
- a CDS encoding peroxiredoxin has protein sequence MTVQIGQEAPDFELRDQTGQPVRLSDYRGKKHVVIVFYPLSFTGVCEAEMCGIRDSVEVFRNEEVETLAISVDAPPTHQRWAHEQGFDFPLLSDFWPHGEVAQAYGVFDERLGTAIRGTFIVDRDGMVAYTDNSPVPHARDQDAWKDALREIGAIP, from the coding sequence GTGACCGTGCAGATCGGCCAGGAAGCGCCCGACTTCGAGCTCAGGGACCAGACCGGGCAACCGGTGCGTCTGTCCGACTACCGCGGCAAGAAGCACGTCGTGATCGTCTTCTACCCGCTGTCGTTCACCGGTGTCTGCGAAGCGGAGATGTGCGGTATCCGCGACTCGGTCGAGGTGTTCCGCAACGAAGAGGTCGAGACGCTTGCCATCTCGGTCGACGCGCCGCCGACCCACCAACGGTGGGCACACGAGCAGGGGTTCGACTTCCCGCTGCTGAGCGACTTCTGGCCACACGGCGAGGTGGCGCAGGCGTACGGCGTGTTCGACGAGCGGCTCGGGACCGCCATCCGCGGCACGTTCATCGTCGACCGCGACGGCATGGTCGCCTACACCGACAACAGTCCGGTCCCGCACGCCCGGGACCAGGACGCCTGGAAGGACGCCCTCCGCGAGATCGGCGCGATCCCCTAG
- a CDS encoding SIS domain-containing protein has product MTPHEEILQQPEVLRRLFATQHPTAAAVARQWRDAAPTHVVIAARGTSDNAARYAQYLWGQRARLTVGLAAPALFAEGTPSPRLDGAVVVGISQSGASPDLVAVLAEARRQGRPTLAITNEPASPLAEVADQVLALGAGPERAVAATKTYTAQLGAVALIAAALAPADDGDDLGRVPDAVASALADEAVVAEVAARWADFDRCAVLGRATGLATAHEWALKLQELAYVLAQPASPADFAHGPRAVVEPDFPVLAVATDGRWLAGMLDTLAGLRQQGARTLVLADRPEHVRHVADDVLAVPGGVAEWLSPIVAIVAAQLWCLHVTVARGGDPESPRGLTKVTRTR; this is encoded by the coding sequence GTGACCCCGCACGAGGAGATCCTCCAACAACCCGAGGTGCTGCGCCGACTGTTCGCGACGCAGCACCCGACGGCCGCGGCGGTCGCCCGGCAGTGGCGCGACGCCGCGCCGACCCATGTCGTGATCGCTGCCAGGGGCACCTCCGACAACGCGGCCCGGTACGCGCAGTACCTGTGGGGGCAGCGCGCCCGGCTGACGGTCGGTCTCGCGGCACCCGCGCTGTTCGCCGAGGGCACGCCTTCGCCGCGCCTCGATGGTGCGGTCGTGGTCGGCATCTCCCAGTCGGGCGCGTCGCCCGACCTGGTCGCCGTACTCGCCGAGGCCCGCCGCCAGGGCCGACCGACGCTCGCGATCACCAACGAGCCGGCGTCACCGCTGGCCGAGGTCGCCGACCAGGTGCTGGCGCTGGGTGCCGGCCCGGAGCGGGCCGTTGCGGCGACCAAGACGTACACGGCGCAACTCGGGGCCGTCGCCCTCATCGCCGCCGCCCTGGCCCCCGCGGACGACGGCGATGACCTGGGACGGGTCCCCGACGCCGTGGCTTCCGCGCTCGCCGACGAGGCGGTCGTCGCCGAGGTCGCGGCGCGCTGGGCCGACTTCGACCGTTGTGCGGTGCTCGGCCGTGCGACCGGACTCGCCACCGCCCACGAGTGGGCCCTGAAACTGCAGGAACTGGCCTACGTGCTGGCTCAGCCGGCGTCGCCGGCGGACTTCGCGCACGGACCGCGTGCGGTGGTCGAGCCGGACTTCCCCGTGCTCGCCGTCGCCACCGACGGCAGGTGGCTCGCCGGCATGCTCGACACCCTCGCCGGCCTCCGGCAGCAGGGCGCACGCACGCTCGTGCTCGCCGACCGGCCGGAGCACGTCCGCCACGTCGCCGACGACGTGCTCGCCGTTCCCGGTGGTGTCGCCGAGTGGTTGTCCCCGATCGTCGCGATCGTGGCGGCCCAGCTGTGGTGCCTGCACGTCACCGTGGCGCGGGGCGGCGATCCCGAGTCGCCGCGCGGCCTGACCAAGGTGACGCGCACGCGCTGA
- the nagA gene encoding N-acetylglucosamine-6-phosphate deacetylase — MTRSTIRLTGGRLALPDGPRTGDLVLRDGRIDAIRTDAVDELPVRSADADDSSAVTVDVSGLLVAPGFVDLQVNGGHGIDLTSELGERPDRLWELAARLPAQGVTAFVPTIVSSSSEAVAAALTALARRPADHVGATALGVHAEGPMLAPAKRGTHAPEALRPPDPSLIEGWSRDAGLVLVTVAPELPGACGIIAELVRRDVVVALGHTDATFEEATAGLEAGARAGTHLGNAMSGFTARQPGAIGALLADPDAVVGLIVDGVHLHPGTVAALWRLLGPRRIALVTDAIAAAGTDGGEAVLGGRTVTIADGVVRDEDGALAGSTVTMDRALRELVAATGADPFAALRAATATPAGLLGERRRGVLAVGGHGDVVVLTSDLEVVATFVAGRLAAHPRPDRLPLPPELGGASSVGEEPGR; from the coding sequence ATGACCCGGTCGACGATCCGGCTGACCGGTGGTCGGCTGGCGCTTCCCGACGGCCCACGAACCGGCGACCTCGTCCTGCGTGACGGCCGCATCGATGCCATCCGTACGGACGCCGTCGACGAGCTTCCCGTCCGTTCCGCCGACGCCGACGACAGCTCGGCCGTGACGGTCGACGTGAGCGGGCTGCTCGTCGCGCCCGGGTTCGTGGACCTGCAGGTCAACGGTGGTCACGGCATCGACCTCACGTCCGAGCTCGGTGAGCGGCCCGATCGCCTGTGGGAGCTCGCCGCCCGGTTGCCCGCCCAGGGCGTGACCGCCTTCGTGCCCACCATCGTGTCCTCGTCCTCCGAGGCGGTCGCGGCGGCGCTGACCGCGCTCGCCCGACGGCCCGCGGACCACGTCGGCGCCACGGCGCTCGGCGTGCATGCCGAGGGGCCGATGCTCGCGCCAGCCAAACGCGGCACCCACGCACCCGAGGCACTCCGACCACCGGACCCGTCACTGATCGAGGGGTGGTCCCGCGACGCCGGTCTGGTCCTGGTGACGGTGGCGCCGGAGCTTCCCGGCGCATGCGGGATCATCGCCGAACTCGTCCGTCGTGACGTGGTCGTGGCTCTCGGCCACACCGACGCCACCTTCGAGGAGGCGACGGCTGGACTCGAAGCCGGCGCCCGTGCCGGCACCCACCTCGGCAACGCGATGTCGGGATTCACGGCCCGCCAGCCGGGCGCCATCGGTGCGCTGCTCGCCGACCCGGACGCCGTCGTCGGACTCATCGTCGACGGGGTGCACCTGCACCCGGGGACCGTGGCGGCGCTGTGGCGGCTCCTCGGGCCTCGGCGGATCGCCTTGGTGACCGATGCCATCGCCGCCGCCGGAACCGACGGCGGGGAAGCGGTCCTCGGCGGACGCACCGTCACCATCGCGGACGGGGTCGTCCGTGACGAGGACGGGGCACTCGCCGGCAGCACCGTCACGATGGACCGCGCTCTGCGCGAACTGGTGGCGGCCACCGGCGCCGACCCCTTCGCCGCGCTGCGTGCCGCCACCGCGACCCCGGCGGGGCTGCTCGGTGAGCGGCGCCGAGGCGTCCTGGCCGTCGGGGGACACGGTGACGTCGTGGTGCTCACCTCCGACCTCGAGGTCGTCGCGACCTTCGTCGCCGGTCGCCTGGCCGCGCATCCCCGGCCGGACCGTCTGCCGCTGCCGCCCGAGCTGGGTGGGGCGTCGTCGGTGGGGGAGGAGCCCGGCCGGTGA
- a CDS encoding glycoside hydrolase family 3 protein, translating to MTAHPTGSPPGAHPTGSPPGAHPTGSPPGAHPTDAHLLRAYAGRELPAHAAAEIAAGEVPGVTLFRHDNVDTPHQLRALTDAMQAARPPAAPPLLVAIDQEGGQLLGLGDHSTPFAGNLALGAADDPDLAERVGAAIGREAAACGVNVVYAPVCDLLSDPTAPGLGLRAFGDEPVAAGRLAAAFVRGVRSTGVAATLKHFPGTGAVAVDTHHRLAAVDVDREVLDARELAVFRAALRAGPDLVMSGHFAVPALTGRDDLPATLAAEVMTGLLREELGHDGVIITDALDMKALTQGAGQIVDAVAALHAGVDLLLCGHDEDANVRLRDGLRLALHRRLLDADRLTASARRLTALRRRAGALVAPPPDAVGGTEHAVLAAELAQRSITLVRDDDALLPISVSEETEVLVIQPQPRDLTPADTTSTVPPLLAAALRERLPRVRSLVVTDPPDRAETAAAVSAAHDAGMVVLGTSAASLEPAQAELVRAVLDAGTPVVAVALRTPSDLEVLAAAPTVLCSYGILPPTIDALAAVLCGEAAATGRLPVSAPVGRSR from the coding sequence ATGACGGCCCACCCGACCGGGTCGCCTCCCGGGGCCCACCCGACCGGGTCGCCTCCCGGGGCCCACCCGACCGGGTCGCCTCCCGGGGCCCACCCGACCGATGCCCACCTGCTGCGGGCGTATGCTGGCCGCGAGCTGCCCGCGCACGCGGCGGCCGAGATCGCGGCCGGCGAGGTGCCCGGGGTCACCCTGTTCCGCCACGACAACGTCGACACCCCGCACCAGCTGCGCGCGCTCACCGACGCGATGCAGGCGGCACGACCGCCCGCCGCCCCGCCGCTGCTCGTCGCGATCGACCAGGAGGGCGGACAGCTGCTCGGCCTCGGCGACCACAGCACCCCGTTCGCGGGCAACCTCGCGCTGGGCGCCGCCGACGATCCAGATCTCGCCGAACGCGTCGGTGCCGCCATCGGTCGCGAGGCCGCCGCCTGCGGCGTCAACGTCGTCTACGCGCCCGTCTGCGACCTCCTCAGCGACCCCACCGCGCCGGGTCTCGGTCTGCGCGCCTTCGGGGACGAGCCGGTCGCCGCCGGTCGGCTCGCGGCCGCGTTCGTCCGGGGGGTGCGTTCCACCGGCGTCGCCGCGACCCTCAAGCACTTCCCCGGGACCGGTGCCGTCGCCGTCGACACCCACCACCGTCTCGCGGCCGTCGACGTGGACCGCGAGGTGCTCGACGCCCGCGAGCTGGCGGTGTTCCGCGCCGCGCTGCGGGCCGGACCGGACCTGGTGATGTCGGGACACTTCGCCGTGCCGGCACTCACCGGTCGCGACGACCTGCCGGCCACCCTGGCGGCCGAGGTGATGACCGGTCTGCTGCGCGAAGAGCTCGGTCACGACGGCGTCATCATCACCGATGCGCTGGACATGAAGGCCCTGACGCAGGGCGCCGGCCAGATCGTCGACGCCGTCGCCGCCCTCCACGCCGGCGTCGACCTGCTCTTGTGCGGCCACGACGAGGACGCCAACGTCCGGCTCCGAGACGGGTTGCGACTGGCGTTGCACCGGCGCCTGCTCGACGCCGACCGTCTCACCGCGTCCGCCCGGCGGCTCACGGCGCTGCGCCGACGCGCGGGTGCCCTGGTGGCACCGCCGCCGGACGCCGTCGGTGGCACCGAGCACGCCGTACTCGCCGCCGAACTGGCGCAGCGATCCATCACCCTGGTCCGCGACGACGACGCGCTCCTGCCCATCTCGGTGTCCGAGGAGACCGAGGTCCTGGTGATCCAGCCGCAGCCACGCGACCTGACACCGGCCGACACGACCTCGACCGTCCCGCCGCTGCTCGCCGCCGCCCTCCGGGAGCGATTGCCCCGCGTGCGCAGCCTCGTCGTCACCGACCCTCCGGACCGCGCCGAGACCGCCGCCGCGGTGTCCGCGGCCCACGACGCCGGCATGGTCGTGCTCGGGACGAGCGCCGCCAGCCTCGAGCCCGCACAGGCGGAACTCGTCCGCGCCGTCCTCGACGCGGGCACCCCCGTCGTCGCCGTGGCGTTGCGCACGCCGTCCGACCTCGAGGTCCTCGCGGCTGCCCCGACCGTGCTCTGCAGCTACGGCATCCTGCCGCCCACCATCGACGCACTGGCCGCGGTCCTGTGCGGGGAAGCGGCCGCGACAGGTCGCCTCCCCGTCTCCGCGCCGGTGGGGCGGTCCCGATGA
- a CDS encoding carbohydrate ABC transporter permease: MTALVPPRTVESPTSQRRRTQRRSEPRPLRWRRGSRRRGHEPGRRSLLVRLLVVVIAFVWSLPTAGLLISSLRAPGAIATSGWWTAIAHPFETSQWTLANYVSVLGDRGMFDAFVNSLVIAIPATVIPISLAAFAAYAFAWIEFPGRKVLFAVVVGLLVVPLQMTLVPLLQLYVGWHLTGTYLGTWLAHTGFGLPMAIFLLYNYVADLPKELMEAAYVDGASHFTAFLRLVLPLAAPVLAAFAIFQFLWVWNDFLVAYIFLGTSSDVAVLTAQLQQLVGTRGEDWHLLTAGAFVSMVVPLVVFLTMQRYFVRGLLTGGVKG, encoded by the coding sequence ATGACGGCCCTGGTCCCGCCGCGGACGGTCGAGTCACCGACCTCGCAGCGACGCCGAACCCAAAGGCGCAGCGAGCCGCGCCCGCTGCGGTGGCGCCGCGGATCCCGGCGGCGGGGCCACGAACCCGGTCGCCGTTCGCTGCTCGTCCGCCTGCTGGTCGTGGTCATCGCCTTCGTGTGGTCGCTGCCGACCGCGGGCCTGCTGATCAGCTCGCTGCGCGCACCCGGCGCCATCGCGACCAGCGGCTGGTGGACCGCCATCGCCCATCCGTTCGAGACCTCGCAGTGGACGCTGGCCAACTACGTCAGCGTGCTCGGCGACCGCGGCATGTTCGACGCCTTCGTCAACTCGTTGGTCATCGCCATCCCCGCGACGGTGATCCCCATCAGCCTGGCCGCCTTCGCCGCCTACGCCTTCGCCTGGATCGAGTTCCCTGGACGCAAGGTGCTGTTCGCCGTGGTGGTCGGCCTCCTCGTGGTCCCGCTGCAGATGACCCTGGTCCCCCTCCTGCAGCTCTACGTGGGCTGGCACCTGACGGGCACCTACCTCGGCACCTGGCTCGCGCACACCGGGTTCGGGCTGCCCATGGCGATCTTCCTGCTCTACAACTACGTGGCGGACCTGCCAAAGGAGCTGATGGAGGCGGCCTACGTGGACGGGGCCAGCCACTTCACCGCGTTCCTCCGCCTGGTGCTGCCACTCGCCGCCCCCGTGCTGGCCGCCTTCGCGATCTTCCAGTTCCTATGGGTGTGGAACGACTTCCTCGTGGCCTACATCTTCCTCGGCACCAGCTCCGACGTCGCGGTCCTCACCGCCCAGCTGCAGCAGCTCGTCGGCACCCGCGGCGAGGACTGGCACCTGCTCACCGCCGGAGCGTTCGTGTCCATGGTGGTGCCGCTGGTCGTGTTCCTGACGATGCAGCGCTACTTCGTCCGGGGCCTGCTCACCGGCGGGGTGAAGGGATGA
- a CDS encoding carbohydrate ABC transporter permease, translating to MASVTFDGRSGRPARVARALLALAALGVVVALLWWSVGFLADPLATDRAVSRILGLLGADASAEAVASRGLTPASRKLGGAGVALLVGVGGVWALFVTANHAIDTVFGDKVREQVRPWLFVGPAVALIAIYLVVPTIGTIRQSLTNRAGEFTLAHYRFALTDPAMLLAFRNNVLWLVLGTLGSVVIGVGFAALVDRLKREALAKTFIFLPMAISFVGASVIWRFVYAWQPTNRPQTGLLNAIVTGLGFEAIPVLSISPLNTVALIVVMIWLQTGFAMVIFSAAIKSVPGEVIEAARLDGAGEFTVFRRIVVPMIRGTILTVATTIFIAILKVFDIVWVMGRGGNFETEVVATRMFKEMFQFQNFGRASALAVILLLVVVPVMVVNIRNMHRQGVGA from the coding sequence GTGGCCAGCGTCACCTTCGACGGGCGATCTGGTCGCCCGGCCAGGGTTGCCCGGGCGCTCCTGGCCCTCGCGGCCCTCGGCGTCGTGGTCGCCCTGTTGTGGTGGAGCGTGGGATTCCTCGCCGACCCGCTGGCGACCGACCGTGCGGTGAGCCGGATCCTCGGCCTGCTGGGCGCCGACGCCTCGGCCGAGGCGGTCGCGTCGCGCGGCCTCACCCCGGCGTCGCGCAAGCTCGGAGGTGCCGGCGTCGCCCTGCTCGTCGGCGTGGGTGGGGTGTGGGCGTTGTTCGTGACCGCCAACCACGCCATCGACACGGTGTTCGGCGATAAGGTGCGGGAGCAGGTGCGTCCGTGGCTGTTCGTCGGTCCGGCGGTCGCCCTCATCGCGATCTACCTCGTCGTGCCGACGATCGGCACCATCCGCCAGAGCCTCACCAACCGGGCCGGCGAGTTCACGCTCGCCCACTACCGCTTCGCGCTCACCGACCCGGCGATGCTGCTCGCGTTCCGCAACAACGTCCTCTGGCTGGTGCTCGGCACGCTGGGCAGCGTCGTGATCGGCGTGGGCTTCGCGGCCCTGGTCGACCGGCTCAAGCGCGAGGCGCTCGCCAAGACGTTCATCTTCCTGCCGATGGCGATCTCGTTCGTCGGCGCCAGCGTCATCTGGCGTTTCGTCTACGCCTGGCAGCCGACGAACCGCCCCCAGACGGGCCTGCTCAACGCCATCGTCACCGGGCTGGGATTCGAGGCGATCCCGGTGCTCTCGATCAGCCCGCTCAACACGGTCGCCCTGATCGTGGTCATGATCTGGCTGCAGACGGGCTTCGCGATGGTCATCTTCTCCGCCGCGATCAAGTCGGTGCCCGGCGAGGTGATCGAGGCGGCCCGCCTGGACGGTGCCGGGGAGTTCACCGTGTTCCGGCGCATCGTCGTTCCCATGATCCGCGGCACCATCCTGACCGTCGCCACGACGATCTTCATCGCCATCCTCAAGGTGTTCGACATCGTCTGGGTCATGGGACGGGGCGGCAACTTCGAGACCGAGGTGGTCGCGACCCGCATGTTCAAGGAGATGTTCCAGTTCCAGAACTTCGGGCGTGCCAGCGCGCTGGCCGTGATCCTGTTGCTGGTGGTCGTTCCGGTCATGGTCGTCAACATCCGCAACATGCACCGGCAGGGGGTGGGCGCATGA
- a CDS encoding ABC transporter substrate-binding protein, translated as MRRGMRAALAAGAAITLLAGACANPAPEADGEPSSAEGNEDADTDDSAATDDDSAATDDDGEDTDAGEPAFDVPAGYTHLADALEGAYEGETVTVLSQWIAEDGERFTEAVRPFEDATGITVQIDGVADYTTTLVARAEGGNPPDVAQVAQPGLMRTLAGNGHLVPVGDWIDSDQLGADFGDAWLEMTSADGDVYGITWGAFTKSVVWYPAQAFEDAGYEVPTTWDELTALSDKIVASGSSPWCISVEHGDFSGWPATDWVEDVLLRTAPPEVYDEWAAGERNFSDPEVAEAFERTAELFFTDGYAYGGPTWMNETWVGATPLPMFHGQDGPDCWFHKQATWIADFFLADPNASADDPEAERLSAGEDAKFFVLPPIEDAYGTPVLGAADQFVAFNDREPVRALLEFLATPAAVEPMIAAGGFISPNESVPDDWYQDYSSQESAAILAAASTLRDDASDGMPAAVGSAFNAAMVDWIRAGGGNTDEILARLDALEWDGEE; from the coding sequence ATGCGTAGAGGGATGCGAGCGGCGCTCGCGGCCGGGGCAGCCATAACGCTGCTCGCAGGCGCGTGCGCGAACCCCGCCCCCGAGGCCGACGGCGAACCGAGCAGCGCCGAAGGCAACGAGGACGCCGACACCGACGACAGCGCAGCGACCGACGACGACAGCGCAGCGACCGACGACGACGGCGAGGACACCGACGCGGGCGAGCCCGCATTCGACGTCCCCGCCGGCTACACCCACCTGGCCGACGCGCTGGAGGGCGCCTACGAGGGCGAGACCGTCACCGTGCTCAGCCAGTGGATCGCCGAGGACGGCGAACGGTTCACCGAGGCCGTGCGCCCCTTCGAGGACGCCACCGGTATCACCGTGCAGATCGACGGTGTCGCCGACTACACCACCACCCTGGTTGCCCGCGCCGAGGGCGGCAACCCACCTGACGTGGCCCAGGTCGCCCAACCGGGGCTGATGCGGACGTTGGCCGGGAACGGCCACCTCGTACCGGTCGGCGACTGGATCGACAGCGACCAGCTCGGTGCCGACTTCGGGGACGCCTGGCTGGAGATGACCAGTGCCGACGGCGACGTCTACGGCATCACCTGGGGCGCCTTCACCAAGTCCGTGGTCTGGTACCCGGCGCAGGCGTTCGAGGACGCCGGCTACGAGGTTCCGACCACCTGGGACGAGCTGACCGCCCTCTCCGACAAGATCGTCGCGAGCGGGTCCAGCCCGTGGTGCATCAGCGTGGAGCACGGCGACTTCAGCGGCTGGCCCGCGACCGACTGGGTCGAGGACGTCCTGCTGCGCACCGCACCGCCCGAGGTCTACGACGAGTGGGCCGCCGGCGAGCGGAACTTCTCGGATCCCGAGGTCGCCGAGGCGTTCGAGCGCACCGCCGAGTTGTTCTTCACGGACGGCTACGCCTATGGCGGGCCGACCTGGATGAACGAGACCTGGGTCGGCGCGACCCCGCTGCCGATGTTCCACGGCCAGGACGGTCCGGACTGCTGGTTCCACAAGCAGGCCACCTGGATCGCCGACTTCTTCCTCGCCGACCCGAACGCATCGGCCGATGACCCCGAGGCGGAGCGCCTGTCCGCGGGCGAGGACGCGAAGTTCTTCGTCCTGCCCCCGATCGAGGACGCCTACGGCACCCCGGTGCTCGGCGCCGCGGACCAGTTCGTGGCGTTCAACGACCGCGAACCGGTCCGGGCCCTGCTCGAGTTCCTCGCGACTCCGGCCGCCGTCGAGCCGATGATCGCTGCCGGCGGGTTCATCTCGCCCAACGAGAGCGTGCCCGACGACTGGTACCAGGACTACTCCTCGCAGGAGTCCGCAGCCATCCTGGCCGCAGCGTCCACCCTGCGCGACGACGCCTCCGACGGCATGCCCGCCGCGGTCGGATCGGCCTTCAACGCCGCGATGGTCGACTGGATCCGGGCAGGGGGCGGCAACACCGACGAGATCCTGGCCCGACTCGACGCCCTGGAATGGGACGGCGAGGAGTAG
- a CDS encoding ROK family protein, with amino-acid sequence MTAIGVDIGGSTTEVVRIGPDGGIEGHALVPTRPGAALVDGTIEAIRRVAPTGGVDRIGVGIPGQVDRVDGSVGLAVNLGIDGVRLPLGSRLAAAFDAHVEVENDARAAALGAHVHLAPDADVLVFLGIGTGVAAGVVIDGRIHRGRNGMAGEIGHVVVDPTGPACRCGQRGCLEALVSGGALRDRWPAGGAEAAAHLFRRATVGDPDARVLADEVTAHLATAITWLVVAYGADVAVLGGGVGRIGEPLLQAVRGRLAEQASRSEVAGFLLGPERIRCAPAEGPLGAVGAAALVGATARPLEDAATPVVAMNPATPG; translated from the coding sequence ATGACCGCCATCGGCGTGGACATCGGCGGTTCGACGACCGAAGTGGTGCGGATCGGACCCGACGGCGGGATCGAGGGGCACGCACTCGTGCCGACCCGTCCCGGTGCCGCGCTCGTCGACGGCACGATCGAAGCGATCCGACGCGTGGCGCCCACCGGCGGTGTCGACCGGATCGGCGTGGGCATCCCGGGCCAGGTCGACCGCGTCGACGGCTCGGTCGGACTGGCCGTCAACCTCGGCATCGACGGCGTCCGCCTTCCGCTGGGCAGCCGGCTCGCCGCCGCCTTCGACGCCCACGTCGAGGTCGAGAACGACGCCCGCGCGGCCGCGCTCGGCGCCCACGTGCATCTCGCCCCCGACGCCGACGTCCTGGTCTTCCTCGGCATCGGCACCGGCGTGGCGGCCGGGGTCGTCATCGACGGCCGGATCCATCGGGGCCGAAACGGCATGGCGGGCGAGATCGGTCATGTCGTCGTCGACCCGACTGGTCCCGCCTGCCGGTGCGGTCAACGCGGTTGCCTCGAGGCCCTGGTGTCGGGTGGCGCCCTGCGCGATCGCTGGCCCGCCGGGGGCGCCGAGGCGGCCGCGCACCTGTTCCGCCGCGCGACCGTCGGCGATCCCGACGCGCGCGTCCTCGCCGACGAGGTCACCGCTCATCTGGCGACGGCCATCACCTGGTTGGTCGTCGCGTACGGCGCCGACGTGGCCGTGCTGGGCGGCGGCGTGGGTCGCATCGGCGAACCGTTGTTGCAAGCCGTACGGGGGCGTCTCGCGGAGCAGGCGTCCCGCTCCGAAGTCGCCGGGTTCCTCCTGGGACCCGAGCGCATCAGGTGTGCACCGGCGGAGGGTCCGCTCGGTGCGGTGGGTGCGGCCGCGTTGGTGGGAGCCACCGCGCGACCTCTCGAAGACGCGGCGACACCGGTCGTCGCGATGAATCCAGCCACGCCGGGCTGA